A stretch of the Hippoglossus hippoglossus isolate fHipHip1 chromosome 1, fHipHip1.pri, whole genome shotgun sequence genome encodes the following:
- the LOC117765291 gene encoding C-type lectin domain family 6 member A-like isoform X2, whose amino-acid sequence MSEDIYATPDLSKKVRFQTGEKADGNADVYEIPDNVNIYDNYLPPQGSKPLELQDSTTEDPQKAISVNVPSGGRNLLRPAAMFLLLLCLLFLAGVVVLVVLLIQDKGHNADLTRARDELQTSYGEMKSLNANLTQKTNQLEKEIYHLKVIESNLTTAIDELKQQQESSCCPDNWIRFGTSCYLISNSEKNWNESKSFCEEQNAQLVIISSEQEQNFISSFHRVFWIGLSNEAGTKVWKWVNGSVTVQTYWATDQPDYFEDSEHCAHIQYFSLYSWNDLNCICQEYFLCEKILE is encoded by the exons ATGTCTGAGGATATCTATGCCACGCCAGACCTCTCCAAAAAAGTGAGATTTCAGACAGGGGAGAAGGCGGACGGTAATGCAGATGTCTACGAAATCCCAGACAATGTGAACATTTATGACAACTACTTGCCGCCACAGGGGAGTAAGCCGCTAGAACTACAGGACAGCACCACTGAGGACCCACAGAAAG CCATTTCGGTCAATGTACCTTCAGGAGGGAGGAATCTTCTCAGACCTGCTGCaatgtttctgctgctcctgtgtCTTCTCTTCCTGGCCGGAGTCGTTGTCCTGGTTGTCCTTT TGATTCAAGACAAAGGCCACAATGCCGACCTAACCAGAGCGAGAGATGAACTACAGACAAGTTATGGTGAAATGAAAAGCCTCAATGCCAACCTGACCCAGAAGACAAACCAGCTAGAGAAGGAAATTTATCATTTGAAGGTCATTGAAAGCAACCTCACTACAGCGATAGACGAATTAAAACAGCAGCAAG AGAGCTCATGCTGTCCTGACAACTGGATAAGGTTTGGCACTAGTTGTTATTTAATTTCCAACTCGGAAAAAAATTGGAATGAGAGCAAGAGCTTCTGTGAAGAGCAGAATGCTCAGCTGGTGATCATATCTAGCGAACAGGAGCAG AATTTTATCAGCTCATTCCACCGTGTCTTCTGGATTGGTCTGAGTAATGAGGCGGGGACAAAGGTCTGGAAATGGGTGAATGGATCGGTGACAGTGCAAAC GTATTGGGCAACAGATCAGCCGGATTATTTTGAAGATTCAGAACACTGTGCTCATATTCAATACTTTAGCTTATATAGCTGGAATGATTTAAATTGCATTTGTCAAGAGTACTTCCTCTGTGAGAAAATacttgaatga
- the LOC117765291 gene encoding C-type lectin domain family 12 member A-like isoform X3, with translation MSEDIYATPDLSKKVRFQTGEKADGNADVYEIPDNVNIYDNYLPPQGSKPLELQDSTTEDPQKGTPLGNSKMSGVKAISVNVPSGGRNLLRPAAMFLLLLCLLFLAGVVVLVVLLIQDKGHNADLTRARDELQTSYGEMKSLNANLTQKTNQLEKEIYHLKVIESNLTTAIDELKQQQESSCCPDNWIRFGTSCYLISNSEKNWNESKSFCEEQNAQLVIISSEQEQNFISSFHRVFWIGLSNEAGTKVWKWVNGSVTVQT, from the exons ATGTCTGAGGATATCTATGCCACGCCAGACCTCTCCAAAAAAGTGAGATTTCAGACAGGGGAGAAGGCGGACGGTAATGCAGATGTCTACGAAATCCCAGACAATGTGAACATTTATGACAACTACTTGCCGCCACAGGGGAGTAAGCCGCTAGAACTACAGGACAGCACCACTGAGGACCCACAGAAAG GAACACCTTTGGGGAATTCTAAGATGTCAGGGGTCAAAG CCATTTCGGTCAATGTACCTTCAGGAGGGAGGAATCTTCTCAGACCTGCTGCaatgtttctgctgctcctgtgtCTTCTCTTCCTGGCCGGAGTCGTTGTCCTGGTTGTCCTTT TGATTCAAGACAAAGGCCACAATGCCGACCTAACCAGAGCGAGAGATGAACTACAGACAAGTTATGGTGAAATGAAAAGCCTCAATGCCAACCTGACCCAGAAGACAAACCAGCTAGAGAAGGAAATTTATCATTTGAAGGTCATTGAAAGCAACCTCACTACAGCGATAGACGAATTAAAACAGCAGCAAG AGAGCTCATGCTGTCCTGACAACTGGATAAGGTTTGGCACTAGTTGTTATTTAATTTCCAACTCGGAAAAAAATTGGAATGAGAGCAAGAGCTTCTGTGAAGAGCAGAATGCTCAGCTGGTGATCATATCTAGCGAACAGGAGCAG AATTTTATCAGCTCATTCCACCGTGTCTTCTGGATTGGTCTGAGTAATGAGGCGGGGACAAAGGTCTGGAAATGGGTGAATGGATCGGTGACAGTGCAAACgtaa
- the LOC117765320 gene encoding C-type lectin domain family 4 member M-like isoform X8, protein MDKNLPDASATNRKLVVLILGLLCILQAALNISLRLALYNSDAPDYDAVIRNLKEERDQLKRKLNTSDHYTQEGWVYFRSSFYFISSVEKSWGDSRDDCLQQGADLVIINSKEENEFTRQFRRLFWIGLTDTETEGTWKWVDGTLLNTTTSFWHPGEPNSSGNTDEDCGEARYNYAEYNWNDNKCNKLNFWICEKMVA, encoded by the exons ATGGACAAAAACCTGCCTGATGCTTCAGCCACAA ATAGAAAACTGGTTGTCTTGATCCTCGGACTCCTGTGTATCCTGCAAGCTGCTCTCAACATTTCCCTGCGTCTTGCTCTCT ACAATTCTGATGCACCAGATTATGATGCTGTGATCAGAAACctgaaagaagagagggacCAGTTGAAGAGGAAGTTGAATACATCTG ATCATTACACCCAAGAAGGATGGGTATATTTCCGCTCTAGTTTCtatttcatttcctctgtcgAGAAATCCTGGGGAGACAGTAGAGACGACTGTCTGCAGCAAGGAGCAGACCTGGTGATTATCAACagcaaagaggaaaat GAGTTCACAAGACAGTTTAGAAGGCTCTTCTGGATCGGACTGactgacacagagacagaagggACATGGAAATGGGTGGATGGGACTTTgctgaacacaacaacaag CTTCTGGCACCCTGGGGAACCAAACTCCTCTGGTAACACTGATGAAGACTGTGGAGAGGCAAGGTACAACTACGCCGAATACAACTGGAATGATAACAAATGTAACAAGCTGAACTTCTGGATCTGTGAAAAGATGGTGGCTTGA
- the LOC117765291 gene encoding CD209 antigen-like protein D isoform X1 translates to MSEDIYATPDLSKKVRFQTGEKADGNADVYEIPDNVNIYDNYLPPQGSKPLELQDSTTEDPQKGTPLGNSKMSGVKAISVNVPSGGRNLLRPAAMFLLLLCLLFLAGVVVLVVLLIQDKGHNADLTRARDELQTSYGEMKSLNANLTQKTNQLEKEIYHLKVIESNLTTAIDELKQQQESSCCPDNWIRFGTSCYLISNSEKNWNESKSFCEEQNAQLVIISSEQEQNFISSFHRVFWIGLSNEAGTKVWKWVNGSVTVQTYWATDQPDYFEDSEHCAHIQYFSLYSWNDLNCICQEYFLCEKILE, encoded by the exons ATGTCTGAGGATATCTATGCCACGCCAGACCTCTCCAAAAAAGTGAGATTTCAGACAGGGGAGAAGGCGGACGGTAATGCAGATGTCTACGAAATCCCAGACAATGTGAACATTTATGACAACTACTTGCCGCCACAGGGGAGTAAGCCGCTAGAACTACAGGACAGCACCACTGAGGACCCACAGAAAG GAACACCTTTGGGGAATTCTAAGATGTCAGGGGTCAAAG CCATTTCGGTCAATGTACCTTCAGGAGGGAGGAATCTTCTCAGACCTGCTGCaatgtttctgctgctcctgtgtCTTCTCTTCCTGGCCGGAGTCGTTGTCCTGGTTGTCCTTT TGATTCAAGACAAAGGCCACAATGCCGACCTAACCAGAGCGAGAGATGAACTACAGACAAGTTATGGTGAAATGAAAAGCCTCAATGCCAACCTGACCCAGAAGACAAACCAGCTAGAGAAGGAAATTTATCATTTGAAGGTCATTGAAAGCAACCTCACTACAGCGATAGACGAATTAAAACAGCAGCAAG AGAGCTCATGCTGTCCTGACAACTGGATAAGGTTTGGCACTAGTTGTTATTTAATTTCCAACTCGGAAAAAAATTGGAATGAGAGCAAGAGCTTCTGTGAAGAGCAGAATGCTCAGCTGGTGATCATATCTAGCGAACAGGAGCAG AATTTTATCAGCTCATTCCACCGTGTCTTCTGGATTGGTCTGAGTAATGAGGCGGGGACAAAGGTCTGGAAATGGGTGAATGGATCGGTGACAGTGCAAAC GTATTGGGCAACAGATCAGCCGGATTATTTTGAAGATTCAGAACACTGTGCTCATATTCAATACTTTAGCTTATATAGCTGGAATGATTTAAATTGCATTTGTCAAGAGTACTTCCTCTGTGAGAAAATacttgaatga
- the LOC117765320 gene encoding CD209 antigen-like isoform X3 produces MSEGRKLYRLVGVSFGILCILQAALNISLHLAFYNSDAPDYDAVIRNLKEERDQLKRKLNTSECSSDAPDYDAVIRNLKEERDQLKRKLKTFDHYTQEGWVYFRSSFYFISSVEKSWGDSRDDCLQQGADLVIINSKEENEFTRQFRRLFWIGLTDTETEGTWKWVDGTLLNTTTSFWHPGEPNSSGNTDEDCGEARYNYAEYNWNDNKCNKLNFWICEKMVA; encoded by the exons ATGTCAG AAGGAAGAAAACTCTACAGACTGGTTGGTGTGAGCTTTGGAATCCTGTGTATCCTACAAGCTGCTCTCAACATTTCCCTGCACCTTGCTTTCT ACAATTCTGATGCACCAGATTATGATGCTGTGATCAGAAACctgaaagaagagagggacCAGTTGAAGAGGAAGTTGAATACATCTG AGTGCAGTTCTGATGCACCAGATTATGATGCTGTGATCAGAAACctgaaagaagagagggacCAGTTGAAGAGGAAGTTGAAAACATTTG ATCATTACACCCAAGAAGGATGGGTATATTTCCGCTCTAGTTTCtatttcatttcctctgtcgAGAAATCCTGGGGAGACAGTAGAGACGACTGTCTGCAGCAAGGAGCAGACCTGGTGATTATCAACagcaaagaggaaaat GAGTTCACAAGACAGTTTAGAAGGCTCTTCTGGATCGGACTGactgacacagagacagaagggACATGGAAATGGGTGGATGGGACTTTgctgaacacaacaacaag CTTCTGGCACCCTGGGGAACCAAACTCCTCTGGTAACACTGATGAAGACTGTGGAGAGGCAAGGTACAACTACGCCGAATACAACTGGAATGATAACAAATGTAACAAGCTGAACTTCTGGATCTGTGAAAAGATGGTGGCTTGA
- the LOC117765320 gene encoding C-type lectin domain family 4 member M-like isoform X9 translates to MDKNLPDASATNRKLVVLILGLLCILQAALNISLRLALYNSDAPDYDAVIRNLKEERDQLKRKLNTSGWVYFRSSFYFISSVEKSWGDSRDDCLQQGADLVIINSKEENEFTRQFRRLFWIGLTDTETEGTWKWVDGTLLNTTTSFWHPGEPNSSGNTDEDCGEARYNYAEYNWNDNKCNKLNFWICEKMVA, encoded by the exons ATGGACAAAAACCTGCCTGATGCTTCAGCCACAA ATAGAAAACTGGTTGTCTTGATCCTCGGACTCCTGTGTATCCTGCAAGCTGCTCTCAACATTTCCCTGCGTCTTGCTCTCT ACAATTCTGATGCACCAGATTATGATGCTGTGATCAGAAACctgaaagaagagagggacCAGTTGAAGAGGAAGTTGAATACATCTG GATGGGTATATTTCCGCTCTAGTTTCtatttcatttcctctgtcgAGAAATCCTGGGGAGACAGTAGAGACGACTGTCTGCAGCAAGGAGCAGACCTGGTGATTATCAACagcaaagaggaaaat GAGTTCACAAGACAGTTTAGAAGGCTCTTCTGGATCGGACTGactgacacagagacagaagggACATGGAAATGGGTGGATGGGACTTTgctgaacacaacaacaag CTTCTGGCACCCTGGGGAACCAAACTCCTCTGGTAACACTGATGAAGACTGTGGAGAGGCAAGGTACAACTACGCCGAATACAACTGGAATGATAACAAATGTAACAAGCTGAACTTCTGGATCTGTGAAAAGATGGTGGCTTGA
- the LOC117765310 gene encoding asialoglycoprotein receptor 1-like, whose translation MATSTELPDYINEQPRHGQKCSSNTNQTERRIPQLLLLSFGVLCILQAVLNISLRLSLNSSQESAPSVCNTTTNQNKKMDVVNDCERKKTRGFNSLQERFSALTRETNRLQNRNSILNNMISNVKEERDQLKRMIREQRGCVSSQQCPTGWIEMNSRCYFQSTDFLTWEESRNYCKSQGADLVVINSEQELLSLGHLTSRFPEYWIGLHRTNGDFRWVDGSALTKESWEPVDLRSSYKCVSMNLFTSVQDSWSTAPCRQRHLWLCETDLCPPSP comes from the exons ATGGCAACATCCACAGAGCTGCCGGATTATATTAATGAGCAACCGAGACATGGACAGAAATGCAGCAGCAATACAAATCAAACAG AAAGAAGAATCCCTCAGCTGCTGTTACTCAGCTTCGGTGTGCTGTGTATCCTACAAGCTGTTCTCAATATTTCTCTGCGCCTTTCGT TGAACTCTAGCCAGGAATCAGCTCCCTCTGTCTGCAACACAACTACCAACCAAAACAAGAAGATGGATGTGGTAAATGACTGTGAGAGAAAGAAGACCAGGGGTTTCAACAGCTTACAAGAACGCTTCAGTGCCCTGACTAGAGAGACGAACCGGCTGCAAAATAGAAACTCGATACTCAACAACATGATAAGTAatgtgaaggaggagagggaccaACTGAAAAGGATGATAAGGG AGCAGCGTGGTTGTGTGTCCTCTCAACAGTGTCCGACAGGCTGGATTGAGATGAACTCAAGATGTTACTTTCAGTCCACGGACTTTTTGACATGGGAGGAAAGCAGAAACTACTGTAAGAGTCAAGGAGCTGACCTGGTGGTGATCAACAGTGAACAGGAACTG CTATCCTTGGGCCATCTGACTAGTCGTTTTCCCGAGTACTGGATTGGTCTGCATCGAACGAATGGTGACTTCAGATGGGTGGATGGATCTGCACTGACCAAAGA ATCTTGGGAGCCTGTCGACCTGAGAAGTTCATACAAATGTGTGTCGATGAATCTCTTCACATCAGTGCAGGACAGCTGGAGTACAGCCCCTTGTAGACAGAGGCATTTGTGGTTGTGTGAGACAGATCTTTGTCCCCCGTCCCCCTGA
- the LOC117765320 gene encoding CD209 antigen-like isoform X6, with amino-acid sequence MSGRKLYRLVGVSFGILCILQAALNISLHLAFYNSDAPDYDAVIRNLKEERDQLKRKLNTSECSSDAPDYDAVIRNLKEERDQLKRKLKTFDHYTQEGWVYFRSSFYFISSVEKSWGDSRDDCLQQGADLVIINSKEENEFTRQFRRLFWIGLTDTETEGTWKWVDGTLLNTTTSFWHPGEPNSSGNTDEDCGEARYNYAEYNWNDNKCNKLNFWICEKMVA; translated from the exons ATGTCAG GAAGAAAACTCTACAGACTGGTTGGTGTGAGCTTTGGAATCCTGTGTATCCTACAAGCTGCTCTCAACATTTCCCTGCACCTTGCTTTCT ACAATTCTGATGCACCAGATTATGATGCTGTGATCAGAAACctgaaagaagagagggacCAGTTGAAGAGGAAGTTGAATACATCTG AGTGCAGTTCTGATGCACCAGATTATGATGCTGTGATCAGAAACctgaaagaagagagggacCAGTTGAAGAGGAAGTTGAAAACATTTG ATCATTACACCCAAGAAGGATGGGTATATTTCCGCTCTAGTTTCtatttcatttcctctgtcgAGAAATCCTGGGGAGACAGTAGAGACGACTGTCTGCAGCAAGGAGCAGACCTGGTGATTATCAACagcaaagaggaaaat GAGTTCACAAGACAGTTTAGAAGGCTCTTCTGGATCGGACTGactgacacagagacagaagggACATGGAAATGGGTGGATGGGACTTTgctgaacacaacaacaag CTTCTGGCACCCTGGGGAACCAAACTCCTCTGGTAACACTGATGAAGACTGTGGAGAGGCAAGGTACAACTACGCCGAATACAACTGGAATGATAACAAATGTAACAAGCTGAACTTCTGGATCTGTGAAAAGATGGTGGCTTGA
- the LOC117765320 gene encoding C-type lectin domain family 4 member M-like isoform X5, translated as MDKNLPDASATNRKLVVLILGLLCILQAALNISLRLALYNSDAPDYDAVIRNLKEERDQLKRKLNTSECSSDAPDYDAVIRNLKEERDQLKRKLKTFGWVYFRSSFYFISSVEKSWGDSRDDCLQQGADLVIINSKEENEFTRQFRRLFWIGLTDTETEGTWKWVDGTLLNTTTSFWHPGEPNSSGNTDEDCGEARYNYAEYNWNDNKCNKLNFWICEKMVA; from the exons ATGGACAAAAACCTGCCTGATGCTTCAGCCACAA ATAGAAAACTGGTTGTCTTGATCCTCGGACTCCTGTGTATCCTGCAAGCTGCTCTCAACATTTCCCTGCGTCTTGCTCTCT ACAATTCTGATGCACCAGATTATGATGCTGTGATCAGAAACctgaaagaagagagggacCAGTTGAAGAGGAAGTTGAATACATCTG AGTGCAGTTCTGATGCACCAGATTATGATGCTGTGATCAGAAACctgaaagaagagagggacCAGTTGAAGAGGAAGTTGAAAACATTTG GATGGGTATATTTCCGCTCTAGTTTCtatttcatttcctctgtcgAGAAATCCTGGGGAGACAGTAGAGACGACTGTCTGCAGCAAGGAGCAGACCTGGTGATTATCAACagcaaagaggaaaat GAGTTCACAAGACAGTTTAGAAGGCTCTTCTGGATCGGACTGactgacacagagacagaagggACATGGAAATGGGTGGATGGGACTTTgctgaacacaacaacaag CTTCTGGCACCCTGGGGAACCAAACTCCTCTGGTAACACTGATGAAGACTGTGGAGAGGCAAGGTACAACTACGCCGAATACAACTGGAATGATAACAAATGTAACAAGCTGAACTTCTGGATCTGTGAAAAGATGGTGGCTTGA
- the LOC117765320 gene encoding CD209 antigen-like isoform X1 yields the protein MDKNLPDASATNRKLVVLILGLLCILQAALNISLRLALYNSDAPDYDAVIRNLKEERDQLKRKLNTSECSSDAPDYDAVIRNLKEERDQLKRKLKTFDHYTQEGWVYFRSSFYFISSVEKSWGDSRDDCLQQGADLVIINSKEENEFTRQFRRLFWIGLTDTETEGTWKWVDGTLLNTTTSFWHPGEPNSSGNTDEDCGEARYNYAEYNWNDNKCNKLNFWICEKMVA from the exons ATGGACAAAAACCTGCCTGATGCTTCAGCCACAA ATAGAAAACTGGTTGTCTTGATCCTCGGACTCCTGTGTATCCTGCAAGCTGCTCTCAACATTTCCCTGCGTCTTGCTCTCT ACAATTCTGATGCACCAGATTATGATGCTGTGATCAGAAACctgaaagaagagagggacCAGTTGAAGAGGAAGTTGAATACATCTG AGTGCAGTTCTGATGCACCAGATTATGATGCTGTGATCAGAAACctgaaagaagagagggacCAGTTGAAGAGGAAGTTGAAAACATTTG ATCATTACACCCAAGAAGGATGGGTATATTTCCGCTCTAGTTTCtatttcatttcctctgtcgAGAAATCCTGGGGAGACAGTAGAGACGACTGTCTGCAGCAAGGAGCAGACCTGGTGATTATCAACagcaaagaggaaaat GAGTTCACAAGACAGTTTAGAAGGCTCTTCTGGATCGGACTGactgacacagagacagaagggACATGGAAATGGGTGGATGGGACTTTgctgaacacaacaacaag CTTCTGGCACCCTGGGGAACCAAACTCCTCTGGTAACACTGATGAAGACTGTGGAGAGGCAAGGTACAACTACGCCGAATACAACTGGAATGATAACAAATGTAACAAGCTGAACTTCTGGATCTGTGAAAAGATGGTGGCTTGA
- the LOC117765320 gene encoding CD209 antigen-like isoform X7 translates to MDKNLPDASATNNSDAPDYDAVIRNLKEERDQLKRKLNTSECSSDAPDYDAVIRNLKEERDQLKRKLKTFDHYTQEGWVYFRSSFYFISSVEKSWGDSRDDCLQQGADLVIINSKEENEFTRQFRRLFWIGLTDTETEGTWKWVDGTLLNTTTSFWHPGEPNSSGNTDEDCGEARYNYAEYNWNDNKCNKLNFWICEKMVA, encoded by the exons ATGGACAAAAACCTGCCTGATGCTTCAGCCACAA ACAATTCTGATGCACCAGATTATGATGCTGTGATCAGAAACctgaaagaagagagggacCAGTTGAAGAGGAAGTTGAATACATCTG AGTGCAGTTCTGATGCACCAGATTATGATGCTGTGATCAGAAACctgaaagaagagagggacCAGTTGAAGAGGAAGTTGAAAACATTTG ATCATTACACCCAAGAAGGATGGGTATATTTCCGCTCTAGTTTCtatttcatttcctctgtcgAGAAATCCTGGGGAGACAGTAGAGACGACTGTCTGCAGCAAGGAGCAGACCTGGTGATTATCAACagcaaagaggaaaat GAGTTCACAAGACAGTTTAGAAGGCTCTTCTGGATCGGACTGactgacacagagacagaagggACATGGAAATGGGTGGATGGGACTTTgctgaacacaacaacaag CTTCTGGCACCCTGGGGAACCAAACTCCTCTGGTAACACTGATGAAGACTGTGGAGAGGCAAGGTACAACTACGCCGAATACAACTGGAATGATAACAAATGTAACAAGCTGAACTTCTGGATCTGTGAAAAGATGGTGGCTTGA
- the LOC117765320 gene encoding CD209 antigen-like isoform X2, with product MCMCVFLHTDRKLVVLILGLLCILQAALNISLRLALYNSDAPDYDAVIRNLKEERDQLKRKLNTSECSSDAPDYDAVIRNLKEERDQLKRKLKTFDHYTQEGWVYFRSSFYFISSVEKSWGDSRDDCLQQGADLVIINSKEENEFTRQFRRLFWIGLTDTETEGTWKWVDGTLLNTTTSFWHPGEPNSSGNTDEDCGEARYNYAEYNWNDNKCNKLNFWICEKMVA from the exons atgtgtatgtgtgtttttttgcacaCAGATAGAAAACTGGTTGTCTTGATCCTCGGACTCCTGTGTATCCTGCAAGCTGCTCTCAACATTTCCCTGCGTCTTGCTCTCT ACAATTCTGATGCACCAGATTATGATGCTGTGATCAGAAACctgaaagaagagagggacCAGTTGAAGAGGAAGTTGAATACATCTG AGTGCAGTTCTGATGCACCAGATTATGATGCTGTGATCAGAAACctgaaagaagagagggacCAGTTGAAGAGGAAGTTGAAAACATTTG ATCATTACACCCAAGAAGGATGGGTATATTTCCGCTCTAGTTTCtatttcatttcctctgtcgAGAAATCCTGGGGAGACAGTAGAGACGACTGTCTGCAGCAAGGAGCAGACCTGGTGATTATCAACagcaaagaggaaaat GAGTTCACAAGACAGTTTAGAAGGCTCTTCTGGATCGGACTGactgacacagagacagaagggACATGGAAATGGGTGGATGGGACTTTgctgaacacaacaacaag CTTCTGGCACCCTGGGGAACCAAACTCCTCTGGTAACACTGATGAAGACTGTGGAGAGGCAAGGTACAACTACGCCGAATACAACTGGAATGATAACAAATGTAACAAGCTGAACTTCTGGATCTGTGAAAAGATGGTGGCTTGA
- the LOC117765320 gene encoding CD209 antigen-like isoform X4 — MLEIFDRKLVVLILGLLCILQAALNISLRLALYNSDAPDYDAVIRNLKEERDQLKRKLNTSECSSDAPDYDAVIRNLKEERDQLKRKLKTFDHYTQEGWVYFRSSFYFISSVEKSWGDSRDDCLQQGADLVIINSKEENEFTRQFRRLFWIGLTDTETEGTWKWVDGTLLNTTTSFWHPGEPNSSGNTDEDCGEARYNYAEYNWNDNKCNKLNFWICEKMVA, encoded by the exons ATGTTGGAAATATTTG ATAGAAAACTGGTTGTCTTGATCCTCGGACTCCTGTGTATCCTGCAAGCTGCTCTCAACATTTCCCTGCGTCTTGCTCTCT ACAATTCTGATGCACCAGATTATGATGCTGTGATCAGAAACctgaaagaagagagggacCAGTTGAAGAGGAAGTTGAATACATCTG AGTGCAGTTCTGATGCACCAGATTATGATGCTGTGATCAGAAACctgaaagaagagagggacCAGTTGAAGAGGAAGTTGAAAACATTTG ATCATTACACCCAAGAAGGATGGGTATATTTCCGCTCTAGTTTCtatttcatttcctctgtcgAGAAATCCTGGGGAGACAGTAGAGACGACTGTCTGCAGCAAGGAGCAGACCTGGTGATTATCAACagcaaagaggaaaat GAGTTCACAAGACAGTTTAGAAGGCTCTTCTGGATCGGACTGactgacacagagacagaagggACATGGAAATGGGTGGATGGGACTTTgctgaacacaacaacaag CTTCTGGCACCCTGGGGAACCAAACTCCTCTGGTAACACTGATGAAGACTGTGGAGAGGCAAGGTACAACTACGCCGAATACAACTGGAATGATAACAAATGTAACAAGCTGAACTTCTGGATCTGTGAAAAGATGGTGGCTTGA